AAAGATTGAAACTTTTGGATTTAATATATTCATAATAAAGCCTTTTACAAATAACTTTTTTAATTGTGAACTAGAATTTTCCACATTTAAATCTAAAGGAAGATTTCTATATTTGAAAGCTTGATATCCAATATAAAGTAAATAAGCCGCACCCGCATATTTTACAATATTAAAAGCCAATTCCGATGTTTTAAATATTACAGAAATTCCTAATGCCGCTGCACTTGTATGAATAATCAAACCTGAACAAAGTCCAAGAGTAGTAATTATTGCTGCTTTTTTACTTTTTGTCATTCCTTGTGTTAATACATAAATATTATCTGGACCAGGTGCTAAACATAATAAAAATGCGGCTCCAATAAAAAGTAAAAGTTGTGTTAATTCAATCAATTTTAGACCTTTGTTATTATTTTATACTATTTTTAGTATTTATTTTGCTTTGTGTAGTTTATCATTTTTTATTTTTGTATTTATTAAAGTACTTTTAGCAATATCTGGATTGTGTAGATTTTAAATTTTTGTTATACTTCTTTAAAATATTAGAAATATCATAAAAAAGAAGGTTATAAAATGAACTATATATCAAACGCAAACCTAAAAGAAGCAGATGCAGAAGTATTCGAAATTTGTGAAAACGAATTAGA
This genomic interval from Poseidonibacter antarcticus contains the following:
- a CDS encoding LysE family translocator, which gives rise to MIELTQLLLFIGAAFLLCLAPGPDNIYVLTQGMTKSKKAAIITTLGLCSGLIIHTSAAALGISVIFKTSELAFNIVKYAGAAYLLYIGYQAFKYRNLPLDLNVENSSSQLKKLFVKGFIMNILNPKVSIFFLAFLPQFVNTQTGNVPMQMITLGIIFMIMTVIVFSGIGIAANILSSRLQSNPKIVKYMNIMTSTVLVGLGIKLALSQR